In the Acidobacteriota bacterium genome, GTTTCATCCAGGAAGATTCTGGAGCTGGCAGAGCCTCTGCCTGGCTTCGGGCCATGCGATCCGGGATCGAGCAACTGGAGGCCCTTCCGCGGGCTTTCGCCATCGTCGGCTGGTCTCGTGGACAGACTGTTTACTCCAAGATCGTCCTGACTCACCGCGTCTTTTACTACGTCGAAGAGTCCACGAAGACCGTCTTCATCATCGACATCGTTCACACCGCCCGAGAATCCAAGCTAGCTGAGTATCGAGACCTGCCCAAAGAGTGAGCTTTTCGGGCAGGTCGATCCTCAATCCACCGCCCCGCAACCTACGCCTCCAACCCCCAGGGCGCGTGGAGCCCGCC is a window encoding:
- a CDS encoding type II toxin-antitoxin system RelE/ParE family toxin: MPAEYEVRYGQEALTALEETVRFIQEDSGAGRASAWLRAMRSGIEQLEALPRAFAIVGWSRGQTVYSKIVLTHRVFYYVEESTKTVFIIDIVHTARESKLAEYRDLPKE